The Arachis ipaensis cultivar K30076 chromosome B03, Araip1.1, whole genome shotgun sequence region tgggactcatttaaaaattttgcaaTTGAGCATTAGGTTCTATTTGGTGGTGATGTGGCATAGAAATTATAATGTTAACTGCAATTTAAAAAAATGCaattcaaatttaattaaaaactgAAATAGGTGAGGTGTTTGTATCTGAAGAGAAACATAATTGCCACAAAAAGTGCTGAGAACGTTTCTTGAAGGCGGATGGAGTAACGAAGAGGTTTCCCATTCGAATATATTTCGGTCATCCACAATTACTCCATGGAAGAACTTGTTGATGAGGTAGTCTTCTAGCACCAGTTTATGTTCGAGACCTTTTTTTTGTGGTTGAAGTCGCTGTTGTCGATgatctagggtttagggttcttaTTATTGACCAATTTGGATACCCATTTTTTTGGGGTATTCCTAGAGATGTTGCTGGTAACCTGTGTCGCAGGACATTGAAATATTGTGGTTGTTACAGGATCAGGCTAGGGGGATGGAAGGAAGCTACACAGTCTCTTCGAACATTCGACAACGACCGCAAGTACAGGTGAACGTGTGTCAGTTTCTTTCTTTTGCTATAGTGGATAAATGAGTTGCTGTGAAGTGCATGTTTAGTAAGATTTGAACTCAGGAGTGTTCTTGTTTTGGCTGGGCAGGTTGTGACAGGTGAGACAGTTGGTGTGGATGAAGAAGATGCTGAATATGGGGAGGATTACGAGCAGCAACACGAGCCCGGGATGATTGTCGACAGAATTGGGTCATTTAATAGAATAGATTTTTCTTCTTTGACGTATGAGGAGATGCGGAGGTTTGAGTTTGTGGACTTGCAGACAGCTTATGACTTCTACAATGAGTATGGGCGGATTCAAGGGTTTTCTATTCAGAGGTCAAAGGTTGGAAGAAGCACAAAGATTGGATCGGAGGGAGAAATTTTATAGCAGATTTTTGTTTGCTCGAGACAAGGTGAGAGAGACACCAAACATATTCATCGGGTAGAAAGGAAAATGGATCCTCGACCAATTACACGATGTGGGTGTGGTGCACAAATAAAGGTTCACGTTGATCAAAGCACTGGCCGTTGGTTCGTAGATAAGTTTTGTGATGAACACAACCATGAGATGCTAACTGCAAGGTTCCGGGGGTTGTTGCGTTCTCATAGAGTAATCAAGGAAGGGGACATGCATCAAATTAACTCGATGAGAAAAGCTGGGATGCGTGTGCCAACCATATTTCGTGCATTTCCCACCCAATGCGGGGGATTTGAGACAGTTGGATTTGAAATTAAAGACATCTACAATGCAATAGAGAAGCAAAGAAGAGTGAGGGCGCGTGATGCGGAGTGTGCCTTAAAGTATTTGTGATGCCTAAAGAGGAATGACGCAAACATGTTTTGGAAATTCTCATTGGACGAGGAGAGGAGGCTGCACAATATATTTTGGTGTGATGGTACTAGCCGACATGACTATAGTGTGTTTGGGGATGTTCTGGGGTTCGACGCAACTTATGGGAGGAATAGGTACAAGTGTCCGCTTGTAATATTTTCGGGTTTGGATCATCACATGCGGACTGTGGTATTCGGTTGTGCAATTCTGAGCAACGAAGTAGAGAAAAGTTATGTCTGGTTGTTGCGAGCATTTCTTGAGGCAATGAAAGGACAAGAACCGAAATCTGTGTTGACCGATGGAGATTTGACAATGAAGAATGCAATTAATGCTGTCTTTCCAAATGCACATCACAGGCTGTGCAGCTGGCACCTGCTACAAAATGCGACTGCCCGCATTGGCCGGCCCATGTTTCTTCGCAAGTTCCGAGTTTGCCTGATGGGTGACTTAGAGGTAGATGAGTTTGAGAACCTATGGAGCGATATTGTGGAAGAGTTTGGGTTGCAACAAAACCCGTGGATACTAGATATGTATGAACGCAAGCATATGTGGGCTAATGCGTATATTAGAGGAAAATTTTTTGCTGGGCTGAAGACGACGTCTCGATGTGAGGCATTGAACATGCAGATTGGGAAATTTATTGGGAACGGATACAATCTACATGAATTTATTGAGCATTTTCAGCACTATCTCGAGTTCATGAGAAGAAGAGAGCTAGTCGCCGATTATAGATCTGTGTATGGGCAACCTATTTTTAAGTCGAAGTTGGAGGCCTTGGAAAGCTATGCAGCAATAGTATACACGAAAGATGTTTTTGAACTATTCCGGGAGGTCCTCCTTTTGTCTAGCAATGTAAGAGTTGTATCTTGCAAGAAAACTAGCACGTGTTCCCTGTTTGAGGTTACCATGTACTGCCGGGACCGGTCCTGGAGTGTGGCTTGGGACAAGGCGGATGACGAATTTACTTGCTCATGTTTGCGTATGGAATCATTTGGCATTCCTTGTGTGCACATGGTGGGGGTGTTTGTTTATCTGAACATCACTCAGCTTCCGGTGAAGACCATATGCGAACGATGGACGAAGAAGGCCAAGCAAGCGGCAGTGGACCCATCTGGACAGGTAGGCGAGATTCCTGATGCTGCGTATATGAGCATGCACGCAGCTTTGCTAAATGATTGTAGAGAGTTAATCAAGTTGGCCTGCCAGTACTTTGAAGACTACTCTGAACTGAAATCCATGATACGAAACCAAAGTAATGTGTTGAGAGAGAAGCATCGGTTAAGGGTTAGCATAGCTGATTGCGGAGAAAAGGTATCCGTTCGCGATCCGCTGCGGGCGAGACATAAGGGATGCGGCCAACGAGGGTTAACTGCTAGGGAAAAAACTCGGCGTGTGCAACGTTGCAGTAAGTGTGGTAAAGCTAGCCATAACTCCAGGAAGTGTGCGGAGTTCGGAAGCGAAAGGCGCAGGGGCATGGCCACAGCGATGGAGGGTTGGGAGAACACGTCGGCGGCAAAGGAGGGTAACTACACGGATGAAATGAATGTGAGTGGCATTTACATTTTACAAGAAAGTTATCTGAATTTGTGTGTTGCTTATTTCGGTATGACATGATACCATGTACCAGTTTGATCAGCAAGaatttctttgttattttatggTTGCTAGCTTGTTGAATTAGGTATTAATCCCTCTATTTGCTGGTGCCATTTGGCGTTTTAGGTTGATGAAGATGAGTTTCCCATTTGAAGATTTCGTTTCTGCAAATGCATGATGTGTAATGAAAATTTCAATACTTAgttcaatttttttatatgtaATTCATGATTTGGTTTGGCGTTTGGTTTTTGTGTGAAGATTTTAGCAGCCACTCTCTTTGCAATGACATGCTTGCATGTTGCAGCTGGAAAAAGCTTTTATACATATTTTTGACTGCATTATAATCAACGGTATGCAAATGTGACTTTTATCAAGCTTCATAAATCATATTTGTTTAACATCTTCAAACAGGATTGTCAATATAAAATGGTGGTATTATATGGAGTTGTGTCATTACTTCCATTTTACATATGAATTGAATATCATCATtgtgataattaattattttttaataatttcatgACAGTAATATGTAAGTATATAACAACATGTCGATTTTATAAACAagtaattaattatttgtatGCATCAAACTCCTTTAATATTTATCAACCCGTATTAGTTCACAGCATTAAATTTGTAAATACTAGTTCTTATGAAGAATGGAAAATAATATACCTTCAAGAGTGATTACACATAAGTTGTTGATGTGTATTATCGAGAGCAGGATCCATCCTGATTTATATACGTAGAATGGAGTGGTGCTGACTGGGTGGGGTTGGATTTGCATTGGGAAAATAGTGGATATCTGTGTGGAGGTTATTTAATTTATGAGGTTTTTGGCAACATCAActttaagaaaataaattttataatatggAGGCAAATTATGTGTAATTATTAATGAAAGAATTGAATATCTAATAAGTTTGAAATACACATTTAAAATCAGGAAGCATTAACTATAAGGCCATGTAATCTTCAGTTTACATCCTCGATTATGAAATGCACAAACATGTATATGTAGATGGATGAAGCCCATCAGACTAAAGTACTTTCATTAGGTGACAATCCAATAACATTACAACTAGGTGCAGTGGATGCAACCACACTATTGTCGATCAAAATGCAAAATGTGCAGCCAAGTACTTGAATTTTGCCATTTGGGGAGAGGTTGTGTCCAACGAATTCAGTTCCGTTTGTGGATACTAAGCAAAAAATACAACCATGCAAAATACAAAGTTTGCTGCAACACGACATTACCAAGAGTGCCTAGAGACATCCCATGACATGAAACTATTGCCTTCTATAGTATCGACGGCATACACTTCAACGTTATGGAATTGCCTACAACACATGATTCAAAATGGTAGGAACTGAGTTTACTTAGTCTGAGCATATATCACCCTAGCAGACTAGATGCAAGAAATTGACGGAAATTTGAATACATTAAACCATAATCAGCCACTACAAATATTATGCAAAGCATCAAATTCCCTTCAAGGTAGCACGTCAGCCATGGTGCGCTTGCTATTCCAGTCGATGACAGTTCTCTGGAGAAATTCATCCCGCATTTGGTTAAAGTGCTCAGTCGCAAAGCCGAGGGCAGTGTCAATGCGGATTTTGTCAGCCAGCAGGTCGATATTGTTATGCTGCGTTGTCACAAACATGATTAGAGTTATGTTACCGTTGCCCCAAAAAAAAAGAGCAGTTTCAGTACATAGGTAACTGTGGAATATTGATACTAGATACGTACTCGTTTTTTGCCAATCGGATTTAATGTAAAGTATTGCTCCATCTGAAGCCAGAGGAGCACCCAGAGCTTGTCCTTGTAGCTAGAACAAAACGACAAGTATTAGGTGCTAAAGCCAGTATACACCCCAACAAAAACATGTCTATTATTTACTAGAAGAACTGCCTTACCAGTTACCCATGTTAGGGATTCCAAGTACAAACTCAGGGTTCCATTCAGCTAGTGGAGGCCTGCGGCCCAGGAGATTGAGATCCGAAAATTTCTCCTTCAGAATATAATCCAGAGTCCTTGCCTGCAGAGTAACAAATCCATATATCTCAAAATTAACACTAAATGCATGGTTAGTAAATTGGTATAATGTTTTATGGCCCAAACCATGTTTATAAATTATATTTCACTTAAGGTGGCTTACTTTTTATTGCCCCAACCGTATTTTGCAAAGCAACATTAACGACATTTTGACTAGATTGTACTCACTCTAGATAGCCAAACTCACTCTGCTTGGCCCAACCCACTTCAAAAGTTATAGAAACAGCATGTCACCTTGTTTTCGGTCCAGTTTCATTAACTCAACCTAGTTGAGAAGTAACACCAACTACATCATAATTAAATGGGGTTCATACCATGGGCCCAATCAAGTTTTACAATAACCCTATCTTCTTGTAGACTAAATTGGGCTCTCCTTTTGGCCCAAATCAGGACACACCTGTTCAAACAAAAAATTGAGGATTTTTTGAACCCAGTAAATCCAACACGCATCATACCCAAGATATGATAACACCAAAGTCTGacctagaaaaaaaaagaaaaacaaccaaaGCATATCCCATTGTTGGTACATGCAGATACCCTAAACATGCAAGTAACGTAGGCAGCTATAATTCCCGGTTTTGGAAAACTCATCACAACTTTCGCAGCGTATTTCTGTCTTATAATTGAATCATCAGTCGGATAGCAATCCATAAGCCACATCTTCCCACCGTTGATGTCCACAACGACCAGGTAGAAGTGATCCTCTCCAGTAACATGTACTTTGTCAGCCATTTGGATATAGATCTGCCAGAAACATACAGAAAGTTATTCCTATTCCAGCTAAGAAAATTGACACTTGGAATGCAGACGGATATAAGCTTCAAGGCAAAATACTAACATATCTTAGTGCTGCTGGTCTTGGTAGCCAATCCCGAAAGAAGAAGGCAACCACCTGAGAGCCATCTATGTCTAGATCCAGTATGAATTCCTAGAGTCGAATGGACAACAACGTTGAAAAAAATAAGATCTGGGACAAATAAGTAACTTGATAACCATAGCCAACCACCAAGTCGAGATGCTCACCGAGAAATGTAGCGGGAGTGACCACACAATTCGCTGCTGAAGCTGGGACTGGGTCCATGATGTTTTGTATGCCATGAGCTGCATAATATACACAGATGGTTCTTGTCCCGGCTGCAGGCAGTAGAAATCTTCCCTCTCTAGCTTCATGTCACCTCTCTTGAACAACATTTCACTAGGGTTCATGGATTTCCGAAATATGTAGGCAATGGATTGGGCTTCATCGATACAATATTTCATTCCTTTGTTGATCTTGAACTTCACACGAATAAACTGTATTATATACTAGACTTGGTTAGCCGACATATGTTTGTATAATCAAAATCGTCCGGTAACGGTAACATGACAACCAAAGTCAAGAACGACTTACAGAAGGGAACGTCACACCGACCGTAGTGGATGACATCGGAGATGCGCTCTCACGGGGTGCCCTTCTCATCTTTCCAGATTTTTTCATCTCTTCCGAAGTTAAAAGAACTTAGGGATCTTGGATGGGCTATGGTAGCCTCGAGCTGGACTTCCGAAACTCACAATGCTATCTCCAAATCTCGCCTAACCAAACAAATCGAAGAGTCATTAGTTAACCAATAACCATGCAAACAAGCTTAACTAGATACATGTTCATCGTAGAAGACGATTGACTTGAAGACCATTACCGCAAACTGAGTTCCCTTCATTTTGGCTGAACGGTTATCTTGTGGGTCAACCCAAGAGCCACCCAACCACAACGTGCTCCTGGTTGTCATGGTGGGATGCATTGATTTGGCCGCATCCAACTGGATCATAGAGCCCAGCATTATAGTATCGTCCGACCACACACCATGTAGGCTTGGCATGCAGTGATGATCCTGCTCAACGGTAATAGACACCATGGGACTAGAGCCAGGTGTGGAGTTCACTTCGAGCATCACACCCGATTTCGGTGGTAGCGGTGTCAGTGTGTGCTCCGAAACAATGCTTTTTTCGTGGGTCGGAGTTACTCCAGCGGTGGCCGTTGGTACGTCGGATCCACCACCGCCGCCGGGCCGGAGAAAGCTTTCCATGCAAGCCTCAACTAAAGCCATCCCTCGCCGCATGTCCTCCGCCAGGCTTTCCACTTGATCGGCTTCCTTCATGTGGGTCTGTAAACATGGAAGACAAATACAATTTTAATGCATTGGAAAAAATAAACCTCACTGCCTGGTTACTCCAATAGAGACCGATAACGAATCTTATCAATGCGAATACAATTTGCACTTACATCCAGCACTTTCAACAGGTTTTGGCTAAGCTCCTTCATCGTGCCATTCACCTGGAGAAGGGCAGTGGTGATACATGCAGCCTAACCGCCAGAAGAAATTGGTTGTAAGTCTATGATCAAGGTCCAACATCATTTTaagccacaaaaaaaaaaaaagcaaattcTCGTACCTCTCCCTCCTTCAAATCTTTGGAGTCGTGATCCATATTCTCGATTGCATGTTCGGACGCTCCCTTTACTTATCCGCATCTTTAACCTTGCCTCCATCATACTCACCGTCATTTTCCCCACCCGGAGCCACAATGTTTCCTCCTTGTTGGTCCATATCGTCCACCACCTCTGTTTCCATCTCTGAAGTTGCAGACACTACAAACTTTAACCCTTCGTCCACATAGATTAATTTGTAAAATAATATATGGCAAAATATTTGTTGAGATAGCAAGAGTTGACTCTACTTCCTTTTAACGTTGGGACAGGTGATCCTCCCACCCATCACTTAGTGCAGTAGGAGAGTAGTCTGCACTCATAGCTCCACCCAGACCTCATCATAAGCTGTCAAAATCAAATCTCGTTGTCAGGAGGCATGGGTGAGAGTAACTTCCCCTCTTCATGGGTGCCTTTCTCATAAGGGATATTTCGGAGTTCATAGTCTTAACAAAATTAGAAGATGCTAATTCACAATAAAGATTTTCCACACGATACGGCATTTTTTTACCTACTTGAACTTGTGAGAGAATATTCCCTTGGCCTATTGAGTTGCCGACCTCTGTTTCCATCTCTGTAATTGCAGACACCACAAACTTTAACCCTTCGTCCACATAGATTAATTTGTAAAATAATATATGGCAAAATATTTGTTGAGATAGCAAGAGTTGACTCTACTTCCTTTTAACGTTGGGACAGGTGATCCTCCCACCCATCACTTAGTGCAGTAGGAGAGTAGTCTGCACTCATAGCTCCACCCAGACCTCATCATAAGCTGTCAAAATCAAATCTCGTTGTCAGGAGGCATGGGTGAGAGTAACTTCCCCT contains the following coding sequences:
- the LOC107632990 gene encoding protein FAR-RED IMPAIRED RESPONSE 1-like, which encodes MFWKFSLDEERRLHNIFWCDGTSRHDYSVFGDVLGFDATYGRNRYKCPLVIFSGLDHHMRTVVFGCAILSNEVEKSYVWLLRAFLEAMKGQEPKSVLTDGDLTMKNAINAVFPNAHHRLCSWHLLQNATARIGRPMFLRKFRVCLMGDLEVDEFENLWSDIVEEFGLQQNPWILDMYERKHMWANAYIRGKFFAGLKTTSRCEALNMQIGKFIGNGYNLHEFIEHFQHYLEFMRRRELVADYRSVYGQPIFKSKLEALESYAAIVYTKDVFELFREVLLLSSNVRVVSCKKTSTCSLFEVTMYCRDRSWSVAWDKADDEFTCSCLRMESFGIPCVHMVGVFVYLNITQLPVKTICERWTKKAKQAAVDPSGQVGEIPDAAYMSMHAALLNDCRELIKLACQYFEDYSELKSMIRNQSNVLREKHRLRVSIADCGEKVSVRDPLRARHKGCGQRGLTAREKTRRVQRCSKCGKASHNSRKCAEFGSERRRGMATAMEGWENTSAAKEGNYTDEMNVSGIYILQESYLNLCVAYFGMT